Proteins co-encoded in one Bacillota bacterium genomic window:
- a CDS encoding ATP-binding protein → MLAQELSSRARKREAMLMRLSRLPQVKTLSSFDFTCLPDLDPKVISELSNLRFVENRENVLLLGPPGVGKTHLAIAFAVEAIKAGHKAYFTTLKEMIERLSRTGASARSMRAFSSPSLLVIDEVGYLPMGPAEAHLFFQVISARYERASVIITSNKGVGEWGEYLSDSTLAAAILDRFLHHCHVINIKGDSYRLREQSKTKAKRAGQSKK, encoded by the coding sequence ATGCTCGCCCAGGAGCTCTCTTCCCGGGCCAGAAAGAGGGAGGCCATGCTCATGCGCCTCTCCCGTCTTCCCCAGGTAAAGACCCTCTCCTCCTTCGACTTCACCTGCCTCCCCGATCTCGACCCCAAGGTGATATCCGAGCTTTCCAACCTGCGTTTCGTGGAGAACCGGGAGAACGTGCTCCTCCTGGGCCCCCCTGGGGTGGGCAAGACCCATCTGGCCATCGCTTTTGCGGTGGAGGCCATAAAGGCCGGGCATAAAGCCTACTTCACCACCTTAAAGGAGATGATCGAGAGGCTTTCCCGCACCGGCGCCTCGGCTAGAAGCATGCGGGCTTTTTCCTCGCCCTCCCTCCTTGTGATCGACGAGGTGGGTTACCTGCCCATGGGGCCAGCGGAGGCCCACCTCTTCTTTCAGGTGATCTCGGCGAGATACGAGCGAGCATCGGTCATCATCACCTCCAACAAAGGGGTGGGGGAGTGGGGAGAGTACCTCTCAGATTCTACCCTTGCCGCGGCCATTCTGGACCGCTTCCTGCACCATTGCCACGTCATCAATATCAAGGGCGACAGCTATCGGCTGAGAGAACAGTCGAAAACGAAGGCAAAGAGGGCTGGTCAGTCCAAGAAGTGA
- a CDS encoding IS21 family transposase, translated as MDERRDFMYREEWWVNARALRKQGMSYKDIGLALGMDWRTAKKLCCSEEIPRPKERKRSSKLDDFKPLIDAWLDMRPKLEASLITSRLQGLGYDGSYTIVKDYVRERKQQMANLAVVRFETVPGYQAQADFGRLRVQLLSGWLHIIFLVVMLGFSRLRRTTLVPDETRTSLIGGLTDTFYAIGGTTYEILLDNMKPVVVRPRSRDEEAVLAEEWLRFCAYYGIQANPCWPYRAQTKGKVERLIGPVKRFCSSHTFLDAEHLASEIAAWDHGYNSRVHSTTGQAPYDRFELERPHLLPLPEEPFFYATCEVRKVSRDCFVSFEGNRYSAPAEYAGREVKVRATPTEVHLLSREGALVCAHRRRERGLGVTVMVEEHYRGVPGAEQAFTHLERLAHMGLSPFEVEKRDLSVYEAVTGGDHR; from the coding sequence TTGGACGAAAGGAGGGATTTCATGTACCGAGAGGAGTGGTGGGTGAACGCCCGAGCCCTGAGGAAGCAGGGGATGAGCTACAAAGACATAGGGCTAGCCCTGGGTATGGACTGGCGGACGGCAAAGAAGCTCTGCTGCTCCGAGGAGATACCCCGGCCCAAGGAAAGGAAGAGGTCCTCCAAGCTCGACGATTTCAAACCATTGATAGACGCCTGGCTGGACATGCGCCCCAAGCTCGAGGCCTCCCTCATCACCTCAAGGCTTCAGGGCCTGGGATACGACGGTTCCTACACCATCGTCAAGGACTATGTGCGGGAGAGGAAACAGCAGATGGCCAACCTGGCGGTGGTGCGCTTCGAGACCGTGCCCGGCTACCAAGCTCAGGCCGACTTCGGAAGGCTGCGGGTGCAGCTCCTCTCCGGTTGGCTCCATATCATCTTCTTGGTCGTCATGCTGGGATTCTCGCGACTGCGGCGCACCACCCTGGTGCCCGATGAGACCAGGACCTCCCTCATCGGCGGGCTCACCGACACCTTTTATGCTATCGGTGGAACGACCTACGAGATCCTCCTGGACAACATGAAGCCGGTGGTCGTCCGCCCCCGCTCGCGGGATGAGGAGGCGGTACTTGCGGAGGAGTGGCTGCGCTTCTGTGCCTACTATGGTATCCAGGCCAATCCCTGTTGGCCCTACCGCGCCCAGACCAAGGGAAAGGTGGAGAGGCTCATCGGTCCAGTGAAGCGCTTCTGCTCCTCCCACACCTTCCTGGACGCCGAGCACCTGGCATCGGAGATCGCCGCCTGGGACCATGGCTACAACTCCCGGGTCCACTCCACCACCGGCCAGGCGCCATATGACCGCTTCGAGCTGGAGCGGCCCCACCTGCTTCCCCTGCCAGAAGAGCCTTTCTTCTACGCCACCTGCGAGGTGCGCAAGGTCTCCCGGGACTGCTTCGTCTCCTTCGAGGGCAACCGTTACTCGGCGCCCGCTGAATATGCCGGCCGGGAGGTAAAGGTGCGCGCCACCCCCACCGAGGTGCATCTTCTTTCCCGCGAGGGGGCCCTCGTCTGCGCCCACAGAAGGAGGGAGCGGGGCCTCGGGGTGACGGTCATGGTGGAGGAACACTATCGCGGGGTCCCCGGGGCGGAGCAGGCCTTCACGCACTTAGAAAGGCTGGCTCACATGGGGCTCTCCCCCTTCGAGGTGGAGAAGAGGGACCTTTCCGTCTACGAGGCGGTGACCGGTGGAGATCACAGATAG
- a CDS encoding class I SAM-dependent methyltransferase produces the protein MKVNGISSPPAGTDLVGYETLIRFIKRKGLLHRPGDIVEIGTFLGGGAFKLAKYLERMRSRKLIYVIDIFNIECDKTMNTENVEMSSLYERALQHFNGKSQWDIFTEVTNNCYNIRVIKGDSKGIHIPATDICFAFIDGNHDPTYVENDFYLIWNRLVPNGVIAFHDYKWDLPKVTEKIDEIILKHRSDIYNIYNNKHKHIIYITKK, from the coding sequence ATGAAAGTTAATGGAATATCAAGCCCACCTGCGGGCACGGACTTGGTAGGATACGAAACATTAATCAGATTTATAAAGAGAAAAGGTTTATTACATCGTCCAGGTGACATTGTTGAAATAGGGACTTTTTTAGGAGGAGGAGCATTCAAACTTGCCAAGTACTTAGAAAGAATGCGGAGCCGAAAATTAATATATGTGATAGATATATTCAATATAGAATGCGACAAGACAATGAACACAGAAAACGTTGAGATGTCTTCGTTATATGAAAGAGCGCTACAACACTTTAACGGAAAATCTCAATGGGATATTTTTACAGAGGTCACCAATAATTGTTATAACATAAGAGTCATAAAGGGTGACTCGAAAGGCATACACATACCGGCAACAGACATTTGCTTTGCCTTTATTGACGGAAATCATGATCCTACATATGTTGAAAACGATTTTTACCTAATATGGAATAGGCTTGTTCCCAATGGGGTTATAGCATTTCATGACTATAAATGGGATTTACCGAAAGTTACAGAAAAGATAGATGAAATTATATTAAAGCATCGTAGTGAT